One Chitinophaga varians DNA window includes the following coding sequences:
- a CDS encoding efflux RND transporter permease subunit, with the protein MLNKIIQRPVLATVISVILVILGIVGLTRLPVTQFPDIAPPSVMVSASFPGGNAATVLRSVVTPLEESINGVENMTYIQSTASNDGTGSVTVFFKLGTDPDQAAVNVQNRVAQVTSQLPPEVIQAGVTTTKQQNGMIMILDLVSDDNKKYDEAFLQNYAKINVIPEIKRIPGVGQAQIFGAKDYSMRVWLKPEQLSAYNVTPAEVMNAIRDQSLEAAPGKFGEGSDEPLSFVINYKGKFNLPEQYEKIVIRVAPDGSVLYLKDLARIELGSANYSTDNRVNGKDAVTMAIFQTNGSNANAIQTSIGEVMENASKLFPKGIRYNITMSTKEQLDISIKQVKSTLIEAFVLVFVIVFLFLQDFRSTLIPAIAVPVSLVGTFFFLQMMGFSINMLTLFALVLAIGIVVDDAIVVVEAVHSKMERSHLPAKAATMSAMGEITGAIVSITLVMAAVFLPVGFMEGPTGVFYRQFAFTLAIAILISALNALTLSPALCALFLKNTHAGEGTDDGKAAAPKGFAGRFFTAFNSGFTALTNKYGRAVKWLISYKWVGLGLLGIITAATVWLMQTTPKGFIPNEDGSFVAYSLSLPPGAGLDRTTQVLHRADDILKKMSFVESETSISGYNILSNGASPAYAMGFVKLKPIKERGDTSDINHIVAVLTEQLATIKEGTFSVFTFPTVPGFGSFSGLELVLQDRTGGPVEKFSETANKFIGELMQTPEIGVAFTMFKADFPQYELMVDAVKAKQLGVSVSDLMMTMQTYYGSNQANDFNRFGKYYRVMVQAEPKSRSNPGSLEGIFVKNDQGQMVPVNSIITLKKVYGPEMMNRYNLFNSIAINAIPKPGYSTGDAIRAVERLAATKLPTGFSYEWTGLSKEEKSAGNQMVFIFILALVFVYFLLAAQYESYLLPLAVLLSIPTGILGVFLAINMAGIDNNIYVQVGLVMLIGLLAKNAILIVEFAVQRRRAGKTLLSAALEAAKLRLRPIIMTSLAFVAGLIPLMIVKGPSALGNHSISIGTAGGMLSGVILGVFIIPVLFIVFQYLQEKVSGKKPVAVKEAVAV; encoded by the coding sequence ATGCTCAATAAAATTATTCAACGACCAGTACTCGCCACCGTGATATCGGTGATCCTGGTGATCCTGGGCATCGTAGGCCTTACCCGCCTGCCGGTGACCCAATTCCCCGACATTGCGCCGCCCAGCGTTATGGTAAGTGCCAGCTTCCCCGGCGGTAACGCAGCCACCGTACTGCGTTCGGTAGTAACACCACTGGAAGAATCCATCAACGGCGTGGAAAACATGACCTATATCCAGTCCACCGCCAGCAACGACGGCACCGGCTCTGTCACCGTTTTCTTCAAACTGGGCACCGATCCTGACCAGGCCGCGGTAAACGTACAAAACCGCGTAGCCCAGGTAACCAGCCAACTGCCTCCTGAAGTAATACAGGCCGGCGTTACCACCACCAAACAACAGAACGGGATGATCATGATCCTCGACCTGGTGAGCGACGATAATAAAAAATACGACGAAGCTTTCCTGCAGAACTATGCCAAGATCAACGTCATCCCCGAGATCAAACGTATTCCGGGCGTAGGCCAGGCGCAGATCTTCGGCGCCAAGGACTACTCCATGCGCGTATGGCTGAAGCCTGAACAGCTGTCGGCCTATAACGTTACGCCTGCCGAGGTGATGAACGCTATCCGTGACCAGAGCCTGGAAGCCGCTCCCGGTAAGTTCGGGGAAGGCTCCGACGAACCACTGTCTTTCGTTATCAACTATAAAGGGAAATTTAATCTCCCTGAACAATATGAAAAGATCGTTATCCGCGTAGCGCCCGACGGTTCTGTGTTGTACCTGAAAGACCTCGCCCGTATAGAGCTGGGGTCCGCCAACTACTCCACCGATAACCGCGTGAACGGCAAAGATGCCGTGACCATGGCCATCTTCCAGACCAACGGGTCCAACGCCAACGCCATCCAGACCAGCATCGGCGAAGTAATGGAAAATGCGTCCAAACTGTTCCCCAAAGGGATACGTTACAATATAACCATGAGCACCAAAGAGCAGCTGGACATCTCCATCAAACAGGTAAAATCCACGCTGATAGAAGCATTCGTGCTGGTGTTTGTGATCGTGTTCCTGTTCTTACAGGATTTCCGTTCCACCCTGATCCCTGCCATCGCGGTACCGGTATCGCTGGTAGGCACCTTCTTCTTCCTGCAGATGATGGGCTTTTCCATCAACATGCTGACGCTCTTTGCATTGGTGCTGGCCATCGGTATCGTGGTGGACGACGCCATCGTGGTAGTGGAGGCCGTGCATAGTAAGATGGAACGATCGCACCTGCCGGCCAAAGCCGCCACCATGTCCGCCATGGGCGAGATCACCGGCGCTATCGTGTCCATCACCCTGGTCATGGCCGCCGTGTTCCTGCCGGTAGGTTTTATGGAAGGACCAACAGGTGTGTTTTACCGGCAGTTTGCCTTCACGCTGGCCATCGCCATCCTGATCTCCGCGCTGAACGCGCTGACGCTGAGCCCCGCATTGTGTGCCCTCTTCCTGAAGAACACCCACGCCGGCGAAGGCACAGATGATGGCAAAGCCGCCGCCCCAAAAGGATTTGCAGGCCGTTTCTTCACCGCGTTCAACTCCGGTTTTACAGCACTGACCAATAAATACGGCCGCGCGGTAAAATGGCTGATCTCCTATAAATGGGTGGGCCTTGGTTTACTCGGCATCATTACTGCGGCCACCGTATGGCTGATGCAGACCACGCCGAAAGGTTTCATCCCCAACGAGGACGGCAGCTTCGTGGCCTACTCCCTGTCGCTCCCTCCGGGCGCAGGCCTGGACAGGACCACACAGGTACTGCACCGTGCAGACGACATCCTGAAAAAAATGTCCTTCGTAGAATCCGAGACCAGCATCTCCGGTTATAACATTCTGAGCAACGGCGCCAGTCCCGCTTACGCGATGGGCTTTGTGAAACTGAAGCCTATCAAGGAACGCGGCGACACGAGCGATATTAACCACATCGTGGCCGTACTTACCGAACAACTGGCGACCATCAAGGAAGGCACCTTCAGTGTGTTCACCTTCCCGACAGTGCCCGGCTTCGGTTCCTTCAGCGGCCTGGAACTGGTACTGCAGGACCGCACCGGCGGCCCCGTGGAGAAGTTCAGCGAAACAGCCAATAAGTTCATCGGTGAACTGATGCAGACACCCGAGATAGGCGTGGCCTTTACCATGTTCAAGGCGGATTTCCCGCAATACGAACTGATGGTGGACGCCGTAAAAGCCAAACAGCTGGGCGTGAGCGTGAGCGACCTGATGATGACCATGCAGACCTACTATGGTAGTAACCAGGCCAATGACTTCAACCGGTTTGGTAAATATTACCGCGTGATGGTACAGGCGGAGCCTAAGTCCCGCAGCAATCCCGGCAGCCTCGAAGGTATATTCGTGAAGAACGACCAGGGGCAGATGGTGCCGGTGAACAGTATCATTACCCTGAAGAAAGTATATGGCCCGGAGATGATGAACCGTTACAACCTGTTCAACTCCATCGCCATCAATGCCATACCCAAACCGGGTTACAGCACCGGCGACGCCATCAGGGCCGTGGAAAGACTGGCAGCTACCAAACTGCCTACCGGCTTCAGCTACGAATGGACCGGTTTGAGCAAGGAAGAAAAAAGCGCCGGCAACCAGATGGTGTTCATCTTTATCCTGGCGCTGGTGTTCGTATACTTCCTGCTGGCAGCGCAATATGAAAGTTACCTGTTGCCGCTGGCCGTACTGTTGTCCATCCCTACCGGTATTTTAGGCGTATTCCTCGCTATCAACATGGCCGGTATCGATAACAACATTTATGTGCAGGTAGGCCTGGTGATGTTGATCGGCCTGTTGGCCAAGAACGCCATCCTGATCGTTGAATTTGCCGTACAGCGGCGCCGTGCAGGCAAAACGCTCCTGTCGGCCGCCCTGGAGGCTGCCAAGCTGCGTCTCCGTCCGATCATCATGACATCGCTTGCCTTTGTGGCCGGTCTGATACCGCTGATGATCGTAAAAGGTCCGTCAGCCCTGGGTAACCACTCCATCAGTATCGGCACCGCCGGTGGTATGTTGTCCGGTGTTATCCTCGGTGTGTTCATCATCCCGGTATTATTTATCGTGTTCCAGTACCTGCAGGAGAAAGTCTCCGGTAAAAAACCGGTAGCGGTCAAAGAAGCCGTAGCGGTATAA
- a CDS encoding efflux RND transporter periplasmic adaptor subunit has translation MTHPKSNISRHLIPGLMIACLLPAALSSCGSKAGAEAAGMEAPVPELPVMTLDTTTAMTTNDYSALLEGKVNVDIRPQVDGYLDKIFVDEGSYVKAGQPLFQINDQTYREQLNKDIASLHAMESALNAAQLEVDKVKPLVDNKVMAEMQLKTALATLQTAKANVEQAKAAVASSRINVGFTLVKAPVSGYIGRIPKRIGNLVGKSDATPLTTLSDISEVYAYFSMSENDFMNFSKGASGATLQQQLKQLRPVTLILSNGEAFAHKGRIEMVDGQFNKTTAAISLRATFPNPASLLRSGNTGKVRVEQLYSGVIQVPQAATLELQNKVFVYQVGDSNKVERRILDLAGRSGENFIVHEGVKKGDRIVTAGIETLMEGAVVKPAASSKDTAATAAVK, from the coding sequence ATGACACACCCAAAAAGCAACATAAGCAGACATCTGATCCCGGGGCTGATGATAGCCTGCCTGTTGCCGGCCGCCCTCAGCAGCTGCGGCAGCAAAGCCGGAGCAGAAGCTGCCGGAATGGAAGCTCCCGTGCCCGAACTGCCGGTAATGACTTTAGACACCACCACCGCGATGACCACCAACGATTACTCCGCACTGCTGGAAGGAAAGGTGAATGTCGACATCCGTCCACAGGTGGATGGTTATCTCGATAAAATATTTGTCGATGAAGGCAGCTATGTGAAAGCTGGCCAGCCGCTGTTCCAGATCAATGACCAGACCTACCGTGAGCAGCTCAATAAGGACATCGCCAGTCTGCATGCCATGGAATCCGCGCTGAATGCGGCCCAACTGGAAGTGGACAAAGTTAAACCGCTGGTAGACAACAAAGTGATGGCCGAGATGCAGTTAAAAACAGCCCTCGCCACGCTACAAACGGCCAAAGCCAATGTGGAACAGGCCAAAGCAGCGGTAGCCTCCTCCCGTATCAATGTGGGTTTTACTTTGGTGAAAGCGCCGGTAAGTGGTTACATCGGCCGTATCCCCAAAAGAATCGGCAATCTTGTAGGTAAAAGCGATGCAACGCCGCTCACCACCCTGTCTGACATTAGCGAAGTATATGCGTATTTCTCCATGAGTGAAAACGACTTCATGAACTTCAGCAAAGGTGCGTCCGGCGCCACTTTACAGCAGCAGTTGAAACAGCTGCGCCCTGTAACGTTAATCCTCTCCAACGGAGAAGCCTTCGCACATAAAGGACGTATCGAGATGGTAGATGGCCAGTTCAACAAAACCACCGCCGCTATCAGTCTGCGTGCCACTTTCCCTAATCCGGCTTCCCTGCTGCGTTCCGGCAATACCGGCAAAGTGCGGGTAGAACAATTGTACAGTGGCGTGATACAGGTGCCGCAGGCCGCCACCCTGGAATTACAGAACAAAGTGTTTGTTTACCAGGTGGGAGACAGCAATAAAGTGGAACGCCGCATCCTTGATCTGGCTGGCAGAAGCGGAGAAAACTTCATCGTGCACGAAGGGGTGAAAAAAGGCGACAGGATCGTGACTGCCGGTATAGAAACCCTGATGGAAGGCGCCGTGGTGAAACCCGCCGCCAGCAGTAAAGATACCGCTGCCACAGCAGCAGTGAAATAA
- a CDS encoding helix-turn-helix transcriptional regulator gives MPMEWDAAGNGRQKFNADEPDIYTPQLHEKSSEVSAPFGQGKISTWQFDGIRMIRSNWEYSSRSQLTWQTEADMVHLHFIMKGDLLMEPIDGKTPLHFTTNTHNMLYNKMVPGVLNIQELEASAFILQFSKDLFLQLTEHSDEVLQRFADKVMNGQRSTLSPRSMPITLPMQQTINAILHCGYQGGIKKMFLFSKAIEMLVLEAAAYQEHHHAKNSVVRTPYDRDRLHFVREHLSQNLENPPTLSALAKLAGLNEYKLKHGFKEMFHTTAFGFVAEQRLELARTYLLDQHKTVGEIATMLGYSSIQHFSAAFKKKFGCSPNKAR, from the coding sequence ATGCCGATGGAATGGGACGCCGCCGGAAACGGACGGCAAAAATTCAATGCTGACGAACCGGACATCTATACGCCGCAACTGCATGAAAAGTCATCAGAAGTATCGGCGCCGTTTGGCCAGGGAAAAATTTCCACCTGGCAGTTCGACGGTATCCGCATGATCCGGAGCAACTGGGAGTACAGCAGCCGCAGCCAGTTGACCTGGCAAACCGAAGCTGATATGGTCCACCTGCATTTCATCATGAAAGGGGACCTGCTCATGGAGCCTATTGACGGGAAGACGCCACTGCACTTTACCACCAATACGCACAACATGCTGTATAACAAAATGGTGCCGGGAGTACTGAACATCCAGGAGCTGGAAGCTTCCGCTTTTATACTCCAGTTTTCCAAAGACCTCTTTCTTCAACTGACAGAACATTCCGATGAAGTGCTGCAACGCTTTGCCGATAAAGTAATGAACGGCCAGCGCAGCACGCTTTCTCCCCGTTCCATGCCCATTACGCTTCCCATGCAGCAGACCATCAACGCCATCCTGCATTGCGGCTACCAGGGCGGTATTAAAAAGATGTTCCTTTTTTCCAAAGCCATTGAGATGCTGGTATTGGAAGCTGCTGCCTACCAGGAACACCATCACGCCAAAAACTCCGTGGTACGTACTCCCTATGACCGCGACCGGCTGCACTTTGTCCGTGAGCACCTGTCACAAAACCTGGAGAACCCTCCCACCCTTTCTGCACTGGCCAAACTGGCAGGGCTAAACGAATACAAATTAAAACACGGCTTTAAAGAGATGTTCCATACCACTGCATTTGGCTTTGTAGCCGAACAGCGGCTGGAACTGGCCCGCACCTACCTGCTGGACCAACATAAAACAGTTGGCGAGATTGCGACCATGCTGGGATATTCGTCTATTCAACATTTTAGTGCCGCTTTTAAAAAGAAGTTCGGCTGCTCGCCTAATAAAGCACGATGA
- a CDS encoding heme-binding domain-containing protein yields the protein MKKGKLIAGILLLIFAGIQLFRPAKNLGNDQTADISRVIPTPDSIHALLQAACYDCHSNYTHYPWYAEIQPVSWWLANHVNEGKRELNFHEYGKYTPKRQLHKLKEMKEQITEGEMPLSSYTLIHKEAIWTPAQQQAVITWIDSAMAKMSVQAPVR from the coding sequence ATGAAAAAGGGAAAATTAATCGCGGGCATATTGCTGCTCATCTTCGCCGGCATACAGCTTTTCCGGCCGGCTAAAAACCTGGGAAATGACCAGACAGCAGACATTAGCCGGGTAATCCCCACGCCGGACAGCATCCATGCATTATTACAGGCAGCCTGCTATGACTGTCACAGTAACTATACGCACTATCCCTGGTACGCGGAGATACAGCCTGTGAGCTGGTGGCTGGCAAATCATGTCAACGAAGGCAAGAGAGAACTGAATTTCCATGAGTACGGAAAATATACCCCTAAGCGGCAGCTGCATAAGCTGAAAGAAATGAAAGAACAAATCACAGAAGGCGAAATGCCGTTATCTTCCTATACCCTGATCCACAAGGAAGCCATATGGACACCTGCCCAGCAACAGGCGGTCATCACCTGGATAGACAGCGCCATGGCAAAGATGAGCGTCCAGGCACCCGTCAGGTAA
- a CDS encoding DUF3347 domain-containing protein yields MKTIITSTLAVATLAFAACNNQTATHEGSHTDSTATAHHHDAAPATAADVTTIQPQFTDVDPAMATAMKGIVDGYLQLKNSLAADDDAAAAKAGETMSAALAKADVSRLTADQKKIYLNNEEDLKEHAEHISKNAGNIAHQREHFVMMSDDMYELAKAFGGGQPLYRAHCPMYDQNKGAYWLSESATIKNPYMGSKMAGCGAVKELITPGKQ; encoded by the coding sequence ATGAAAACGATTATCACCAGCACACTGGCAGTAGCCACACTGGCCTTTGCCGCCTGCAACAACCAAACCGCCACTCATGAGGGCAGTCACACCGACAGCACCGCCACCGCGCATCATCATGATGCCGCACCTGCCACCGCTGCGGACGTAACCACCATACAGCCGCAGTTCACCGATGTGGACCCCGCTATGGCCACCGCCATGAAAGGCATCGTGGACGGCTATCTGCAACTGAAAAACAGCCTCGCCGCCGATGACGATGCCGCCGCTGCCAAAGCCGGCGAAACGATGAGCGCCGCCCTGGCAAAAGCAGACGTCTCCCGCCTCACGGCAGACCAGAAAAAAATCTATCTCAACAATGAAGAAGACCTGAAGGAACACGCCGAACATATCAGCAAAAACGCCGGTAACATCGCGCATCAACGGGAACACTTCGTGATGATGAGCGACGATATGTATGAACTGGCCAAAGCCTTCGGTGGGGGCCAGCCCCTGTACCGCGCCCATTGCCCCATGTATGATCAAAATAAAGGCGCTTACTGGCTGAGTGAATCCGCCACGATTAAAAATCCTTATATGGGCAGTAAAATGGCCGGCTGTGGTGCTGTAAAAGAATTGATAACACCAGGGAAACAATAA
- a CDS encoding DUF3347 domain-containing protein, which produces MTSFVKAGIPVLSALVLAACGNSATTGNSTDTSRQQQPEQAIAAAAQPAALQLKDDQLNAVYQQYQLLSQALVNGDAGAARIAANAIETGAKDLAGGTQTASTAAAIVSAADIEAQRTAYALLSNELIALVKKSGVSSGALYVDFCPMALNDKGGYWLSTEKGIQNPYFGEQMLTCGEIKETIH; this is translated from the coding sequence ATGACATCATTCGTTAAAGCGGGCATTCCCGTACTCTCGGCCCTGGTGCTGGCCGCCTGCGGCAACAGCGCCACCACCGGTAACAGCACAGACACGTCCCGTCAGCAGCAGCCGGAACAGGCTATCGCCGCTGCCGCACAGCCGGCAGCCCTTCAGCTGAAAGATGATCAGCTGAACGCCGTGTACCAGCAATACCAGTTGCTGTCGCAGGCGCTTGTCAACGGCGACGCCGGCGCAGCGCGCATTGCAGCCAATGCTATTGAAACAGGCGCCAAAGACCTCGCCGGCGGTACACAGACCGCCAGCACCGCAGCCGCCATCGTGTCGGCAGCAGATATTGAAGCACAGCGCACCGCCTATGCGTTGCTCAGCAATGAGCTGATTGCGCTGGTGAAAAAATCAGGCGTCAGCAGCGGCGCCCTGTATGTGGATTTCTGTCCTATGGCCCTCAACGATAAAGGCGGCTACTGGCTGAGCACTGAGAAAGGTATTCAGAACCCGTATTTCGGTGAACAGATGCTCACCTGCGGAGAAATAAAAGAAACTATTCACTAA